A single region of the Novipirellula aureliae genome encodes:
- a CDS encoding glycosyltransferase family 4 protein — MMRVGICYSSFARELGGGSRFESEVTLGLANQANDQFEFHLISDKPNPRFEIPNIEIPHAQLMTRRRLIAEKLRLVGPLETQSSVTNRTLKQQGIDLLYSPHPGTVSLDMPYVVTCWDLQHRMQPFFPEVSTVGWDWDSRELTYQRVLRRAAAVVTGTEQGKKEIELFFGVHPDRISVIPFAVSSDLLQCVAVKPKWAPNNRFVVYPSQFWPHKNHVTIVLALRALKQNFGLDITAVFPGSANLDASCTREYVESMARDAGVSVVFPGFIQDEELRWLYENGEALVFASLFGPDNLPPIEAMSLKCPVVASNVPGAEEQLGDTALLVTPTDELAMASAIHQVMSNTETRRGLIERGTCLTNRLSMKRYTSDLLSLFGHLAKYRRCWPSQRKSSTGTLCNHVS, encoded by the coding sequence ATGATGAGAGTAGGAATCTGTTATAGCTCTTTTGCTCGCGAACTTGGCGGCGGATCTCGTTTTGAATCGGAGGTGACTCTAGGGCTTGCCAATCAGGCAAATGATCAGTTTGAGTTTCATTTGATTTCGGATAAGCCTAATCCCCGTTTTGAAATTCCGAATATAGAAATTCCACACGCCCAACTCATGACTCGTAGAAGGTTGATTGCGGAGAAACTTCGACTCGTAGGGCCGTTGGAGACTCAATCGAGTGTTACGAATCGAACGCTAAAACAGCAGGGGATTGATTTGCTCTACTCTCCCCACCCAGGTACGGTTTCACTCGACATGCCCTATGTCGTGACATGCTGGGATCTTCAGCATCGTATGCAGCCTTTTTTCCCAGAGGTCTCAACCGTGGGCTGGGATTGGGACAGCCGAGAGTTGACATACCAGCGAGTGCTGAGGCGTGCTGCAGCGGTCGTCACAGGAACCGAACAAGGAAAAAAAGAAATCGAGTTGTTTTTCGGCGTGCATCCTGATCGAATCAGTGTCATACCGTTTGCTGTTTCAAGTGACCTATTGCAATGTGTTGCAGTCAAGCCGAAGTGGGCACCGAACAACCGGTTTGTCGTGTATCCATCACAATTTTGGCCACATAAAAATCATGTGACAATTGTTTTAGCTCTCCGCGCTCTAAAACAGAATTTTGGTTTGGACATAACGGCCGTTTTTCCAGGATCTGCAAATCTTGATGCGTCCTGTACGCGGGAGTATGTCGAGTCGATGGCCAGAGATGCCGGGGTATCCGTCGTCTTTCCTGGCTTCATTCAAGATGAAGAACTTCGGTGGCTGTATGAGAATGGTGAAGCTTTGGTGTTTGCGAGCCTTTTCGGTCCTGACAACCTACCACCGATAGAGGCGATGAGTTTGAAGTGCCCTGTTGTTGCATCCAATGTGCCGGGTGCTGAGGAGCAACTAGGAGACACCGCATTGTTGGTAACACCGACGGACGAACTCGCGATGGCTTCCGCGATTCACCAAGTGATGAGCAACACAGAGACTCGACGTGGATTGATCGAGCGTGGTACGTGTCTCACTAATCGGCTTTCGATGAAGCGTTATACCAGCGATCTGCTGAGCCTTTTCGGACATTTGGCGAAGTATCGAAGGTGTTGGCCCTCTCAACGTAAGAGTAGTACTGGGACTCTCTGTAACCATGTATCCTAA
- a CDS encoding glycosyltransferase family 2 protein produces MYPKISIVTPSFQQADFLEETLLSVLDQNYPNLEYIVVDGGSTDGSVEIIKRYSDRLTYWVSEEDEGQSHAINKGFERATGEILGWLNSDDVLESGALMSVAKAYADASDAVAWIGNADVTNRDGQFLYHQPAIFSDKQSLARWGFDAVFFQPSCFFARTAFEKAGGLRNHLHYALDPDLWLRLFDQGRFVHVDQTLSRPRIYPECKSLAGRLKLRAELIACCVDQGMLDMAEFHLESLEQQARKQAIEETQKRYLPPIITRARDSFVYRGNRLLQSLGLSKKSPSDVERS; encoded by the coding sequence ATGTATCCTAAAATTTCAATCGTCACGCCGTCATTTCAACAGGCGGATTTCCTCGAAGAAACGTTGCTCTCTGTACTGGATCAGAACTATCCGAATCTTGAATACATCGTTGTCGACGGTGGTAGTACGGATGGTTCGGTTGAGATCATCAAACGCTACTCGGATCGATTGACGTATTGGGTAAGTGAGGAGGATGAAGGGCAAAGCCATGCGATCAATAAGGGCTTCGAAAGGGCGACCGGCGAAATTTTGGGATGGTTGAACTCGGATGATGTTTTGGAGAGCGGCGCATTGATGTCGGTTGCCAAAGCCTACGCGGATGCCTCGGATGCGGTGGCTTGGATTGGCAATGCGGATGTGACCAATCGTGATGGGCAGTTCCTCTACCACCAACCCGCGATCTTCAGCGACAAGCAATCACTGGCTCGCTGGGGGTTCGATGCGGTCTTCTTTCAGCCGAGTTGCTTTTTCGCTCGCACGGCATTTGAGAAAGCTGGAGGACTTCGTAATCATCTCCACTATGCTTTGGATCCTGACCTTTGGCTACGCCTTTTCGATCAAGGACGTTTTGTTCATGTGGATCAAACATTAAGCCGTCCGAGGATCTATCCTGAGTGCAAGTCCCTCGCTGGCAGGCTAAAGCTTCGTGCGGAACTGATCGCCTGCTGTGTCGATCAGGGGATGCTTGATATGGCGGAGTTTCATCTCGAATCATTGGAGCAACAGGCGCGAAAACAAGCGATCGAGGAGACTCAAAAACGATACCTTCCGCCCATCATCACTCGTGCACGCGACTCCTTTGTCTATCGCGGAAATCGACTGCTTCAGTCGTTGGGCCTTTCTAAAAAGTCGCCAAGCGATGTGGAGAGAAGTTGA
- a CDS encoding glycosyltransferase family 2 protein has translation MSCTILPFRAGKSNQVNPETPLVSVLMPVRDTEQYVGLAISSILTQSFSEFEFLIIDDGSSDQTPALLKHAADQDHRIRLITQATDGVRVALSRGLESARGQYIARMDADDIALPDRLEKQVTYLDSHPGVVGVGGQTWAIDSDDLRLFPIELPTDPEAIEQSLLSGKNCISNPTTMLRRRAVQIAGGYKDEYPTDDYGLWLRLLEVGPLHNQADFVLEYRLHAAQTTLSKHQSQLTAAHRIVNEARERRGLPLLAELPPDHSPASIARIHHHWAMSAAQSGQWKAARKHAKYAITMEPANLHAWWTMFKGCFHLRLRQRQPQ, from the coding sequence TTGTCTTGCACCATTTTGCCTTTTAGAGCAGGAAAATCGAATCAAGTGAACCCCGAGACACCACTCGTCAGCGTCTTGATGCCGGTTCGCGACACAGAGCAATACGTTGGACTGGCAATCTCCAGTATTCTAACTCAATCCTTTTCCGAGTTTGAGTTTCTGATTATCGACGATGGCTCATCCGACCAAACACCCGCGTTATTGAAACACGCTGCGGACCAAGATCATCGAATTCGCCTGATCACACAAGCCACCGATGGAGTGCGAGTTGCACTTAGTCGCGGCCTCGAATCCGCTCGGGGCCAGTATATCGCACGCATGGATGCTGATGATATCGCGCTACCAGATCGTTTAGAAAAACAAGTAACTTATCTGGACTCCCACCCCGGGGTCGTCGGAGTGGGGGGGCAAACATGGGCGATTGACAGCGACGATCTACGTCTGTTTCCCATCGAATTGCCGACGGATCCCGAGGCGATCGAGCAGTCTCTTTTGAGCGGAAAGAACTGTATAAGCAATCCGACGACGATGCTGCGGCGTCGTGCGGTGCAGATTGCCGGTGGATACAAAGACGAATATCCGACGGACGATTATGGGCTCTGGTTACGTTTGCTCGAAGTCGGGCCGCTGCACAATCAAGCTGATTTTGTCTTGGAATATCGGCTGCATGCGGCCCAGACAACGCTCAGTAAACATCAATCGCAGCTCACAGCAGCCCATCGCATCGTCAATGAAGCACGAGAGCGACGAGGCCTACCCCTTCTCGCAGAGCTACCACCAGACCATTCGCCTGCCAGCATCGCAAGAATCCACCACCACTGGGCCATGTCCGCAGCACAAAGCGGCCAGTGGAAAGCAGCTCGCAAGCATGCCAAATACGCCATCACAATGGAACCCGCCAATCTCCACGCCTGGTGGACGATGTTCAAGGGCTGCTTTCATCTACGACTTCGCCAACGACAACCTCAATGA
- a CDS encoding glycosyltransferase family 2 protein, producing MTTPVVSVALITYNHEQYIEQAVQSVLEQQTPFPIEILVGEDCSTDGTRAVLERLDQQHPGRLTLLPRPKNLGLSGNLQDCRERARGRYLAVLEGDDYWIDPLKLKKQHDAMEMHPDWSMCFGACRVFYEDGSREAIIKPNVFPSAPLGVDDFLQECQIQTMSVTMYRQGIIERTPMWHSKLRIGDWALAILHANVGPIGFVPEVLTAYRAHAGGLWSGLATFRQWEELLALFGYLESHFDGELATKMKLARENVIQQCSDRVNYLERVERRYLTLKLDRVAAACRWLLGRGR from the coding sequence ATGACGACTCCGGTCGTGAGCGTGGCGTTGATTACTTACAACCACGAACAATATATCGAACAGGCGGTCCAGAGTGTACTGGAGCAGCAAACTCCATTTCCGATTGAAATTTTGGTCGGTGAGGATTGTTCGACGGATGGCACTCGCGCAGTGCTCGAACGTTTGGATCAGCAGCATCCAGGTCGGTTGACGCTGTTGCCTCGCCCAAAAAATCTCGGCCTATCCGGTAACTTGCAAGATTGCCGCGAGCGTGCTCGTGGACGGTATCTTGCGGTTCTCGAAGGTGACGACTATTGGATCGATCCGCTGAAGCTGAAGAAACAGCATGACGCGATGGAGATGCACCCCGATTGGAGCATGTGCTTCGGAGCTTGCCGAGTGTTCTACGAGGACGGCAGTCGAGAGGCAATCATCAAGCCGAACGTTTTTCCATCGGCTCCGCTTGGCGTTGACGATTTCTTGCAAGAGTGCCAAATTCAAACGATGTCGGTCACGATGTATCGCCAAGGGATCATCGAACGCACTCCGATGTGGCATTCGAAGTTGCGGATCGGCGATTGGGCGCTGGCGATCCTGCATGCTAACGTCGGACCGATTGGGTTCGTTCCCGAAGTCTTGACCGCATACCGGGCCCATGCTGGAGGCCTTTGGTCAGGGCTGGCGACGTTTCGCCAATGGGAAGAACTGCTTGCCTTGTTCGGATACCTCGAATCGCACTTCGATGGTGAATTGGCCACCAAGATGAAGCTGGCGAGGGAAAATGTGATCCAGCAGTGCAGTGATCGCGTGAATTATCTTGAAAGGGTCGAACGCCGTTACTTGACACTAAAACTCGATCGCGTTGCCGCAGCCTGTCGCTGGCTTCTCGGTCGAGGTCGCTGA
- a CDS encoding RtcB family protein, whose protein sequence is MKARELNNLGVPKGPAMKVAMEATKQAAGEKMSKLDMRSRVSEVVQTPQSFVSDPIWGKLASSLTEVFDAQARYIPREESAPWKQWGDELDVNAVEQMTHACKLPVSVSGALMPDAHLGYGLPIGGVLATKNCVIPYAVGVDIACRMKMTVLDLPVDTLQKDQDRLRNAIERETMFGIGAAFRKKRQHDVLDADWNVSPITKTNKDKAWKQLGTSGSGNHFVEFGMLTLDQADLGLEAGTYLALLSHSGSRGTGASVCAHYSMLAKQAHPELPRELSNLAWLDLDSEAGHEYFEAMNLMGEYAAANHWCIHNAIKANLGVDVLLDVENHHNFAWKETHGGEELIVHRKGATPAGKGVLGIIPGSMGTPGYLVRGKGVEASLMSASHGAGRKMSRTAAKAKFNWKDVKRFLDERGVVLMSAGLDEVPMAYKDIDEVMAAQRDLVETVARFDPKLVKMAKAGERPED, encoded by the coding sequence ATGAAAGCTCGTGAACTAAACAACCTCGGCGTTCCAAAAGGACCGGCGATGAAGGTCGCCATGGAAGCAACGAAGCAGGCAGCGGGCGAAAAGATGAGCAAACTGGACATGCGCAGCCGAGTTTCGGAGGTGGTCCAAACGCCACAGTCTTTTGTAAGTGATCCCATTTGGGGAAAGCTCGCTTCGTCGCTGACGGAGGTATTCGACGCACAAGCTCGGTACATCCCTCGCGAAGAATCCGCACCTTGGAAACAATGGGGCGATGAACTCGATGTGAACGCGGTCGAACAGATGACCCATGCGTGCAAGTTGCCTGTATCGGTTTCGGGGGCACTTATGCCCGATGCCCACCTCGGGTACGGGCTGCCGATTGGCGGCGTGTTGGCAACCAAGAATTGTGTTATTCCTTATGCCGTTGGTGTCGACATCGCATGCCGAATGAAAATGACCGTACTCGATCTGCCAGTCGATACGCTGCAAAAGGACCAAGATCGATTGCGGAATGCAATTGAGCGTGAAACGATGTTTGGCATTGGAGCCGCTTTTCGCAAAAAGCGTCAACATGATGTCTTGGATGCCGATTGGAACGTGTCACCGATCACAAAAACCAACAAAGACAAGGCTTGGAAGCAATTGGGGACAAGCGGAAGTGGGAACCACTTTGTCGAGTTTGGCATGCTAACACTTGATCAAGCTGATTTGGGACTTGAAGCGGGGACCTACTTGGCATTGTTGAGCCACAGTGGTTCTCGTGGAACCGGTGCATCCGTTTGTGCACACTACAGTATGTTGGCGAAACAAGCCCACCCGGAACTTCCACGGGAACTGTCCAATTTGGCTTGGCTCGACCTAGATAGCGAAGCGGGGCACGAGTACTTTGAAGCGATGAACTTGATGGGTGAGTACGCGGCTGCGAACCATTGGTGTATCCACAATGCAATCAAGGCGAATCTCGGCGTCGACGTATTACTTGATGTTGAAAACCATCACAACTTTGCTTGGAAGGAAACGCATGGTGGTGAAGAATTGATCGTGCATCGCAAAGGAGCAACCCCGGCTGGGAAGGGCGTGCTGGGCATCATCCCAGGATCGATGGGGACCCCTGGATACCTGGTACGTGGGAAAGGTGTCGAAGCGTCATTGATGAGCGCATCACATGGTGCGGGACGCAAGATGAGTCGGACCGCCGCCAAGGCAAAGTTCAATTGGAAAGACGTCAAGCGTTTCTTGGATGAGCGAGGCGTCGTATTGATGTCGGCCGGACTCGATGAAGTACCGATGGCATACAAGGACATCGACGAAGTGATGGCAGCGCAGCGAGACTTGGTTGAAACGGTAGCCCGTTTCGACCCCAAGTTAGTGAAGATGGCTAAAGCGGGCGAGCGACCTGAGGATTGA
- a CDS encoding cadherin domain-containing protein, with protein MLEKLESRQLLAVVTGDVFQDLNSESIHEPSDAPWSEVQSNVVTSEIGTESRGDEIVINEVYGDTSPYLELRGPKSGVVPDGTYVVVIEEYATGQGDVNQVFDLGGLSFGSNGFMVFVTGDANDAIHPDSSVYESLTDSFAGLPEGIHSSDRDFWSVIGGKAYMLVQSDIAPSITDNIDLDKDGFWDPDGVAANWTTIDSLSMQNFVGGPSYAYGDIVFRDIGIGDINIQTKPGVPIVLSEGAEYAGRIGDSIGSDANDWVGGATQNSGTGLEIVSGFWGPPSPIAFQGLPLDHVGESNFVGGVRGAIFENRVSGDGPARDAIAASGLVVFADTNQNGTLDVIRHVVEPDDLVIRDGSNQTVESMDLRHAVDGVSISLYGSSGRFDDDIRSESQYDFPDRLVNRVFNDGSFDWFGESRKLRFDFFDPVSAVSIDVIGNDGSSSATYGRLDAFNAEGEIIGFVRSRRLIGSARQTISLSASDEDIAYVMAYSDSHLDGSSFGRFDRFTFDQLEPHAVTDDRGEYEIKHLFPGVYDLTVSTDNRGEPLIGAEPRRIEVARYENFEFIDDVRINSAPTIDREAVFEIAENQAVETVLGVIEANDADAQVVRYSIVATSPIRDIDGNVLDPETDFPFSIDELTGELRISANAKVDFEAQSTLRFNVLATDPLGASATMRVIIRLTDMNEAPVVADNPLQIRELAQAGQQVGRIQAFDPDKAMNQTLSFLVTGGTATNLLSVDPTTGIVTVKPGATFDFESPMDLTLELEVRDSAVPAAVTTLTKRIQVVDENDPPLLKTNVITMDENQTGRVERLVVEDADRGQTHLFEIVAGNGINTFIVSRDGILSTRDGVVIDFETQSEYQIDVRIIDTGTPPNSMVQTLTIRVSDVNEAPTLSNQSIAVPEDATGGSLLTQLSVMDPEGAEGEFKLEMIASDFASYFVFDDVTGNLTIAKNTNFDFETKSSGQLVFEVKRIGGESIGVRSTLAVQILDRNEAPMILTQSIAVSESVKAGAQVGRVRATDQDRRDTLTFTIVGGSAEDLFVIDPQSGFITVAPETMLDAETDPERTLEIEVTDSHGLSARQTVNIRVNDVNETPKFAGTLEIPKAISGQYFEYQLPEDFVYDPEGGEFSLAIYGENKLLPSWLRFNPATRTISGTPNPSFIGSTPLTLRAFELGLIDLFNTQSFSIDVERGERPWMKQRNPLDVDDNGIVAPSDALRIINFINENPGGKLPSGTVSSFGGFIDVSGDNMVTPLDAVLVINSLSDRSTRTPGDQIASIDNSINERERTNDAALDELLREESKLF; from the coding sequence GTGCTCGAAAAGTTGGAATCGCGACAACTCTTGGCAGTCGTCACTGGCGACGTGTTTCAAGATCTAAATTCCGAATCCATTCACGAACCTTCGGACGCTCCGTGGTCTGAGGTGCAAAGCAACGTCGTCACCTCGGAAATCGGAACGGAAAGTCGCGGCGATGAGATTGTTATCAATGAAGTCTATGGCGACACGTCTCCCTATTTGGAACTACGCGGGCCCAAAAGTGGCGTGGTCCCGGATGGCACCTACGTGGTTGTCATTGAGGAGTACGCGACCGGACAAGGTGACGTCAATCAAGTCTTTGACCTCGGCGGGTTGTCGTTTGGCAGCAACGGGTTCATGGTTTTTGTGACCGGTGATGCGAATGACGCAATCCATCCTGATTCGAGTGTTTACGAAAGTCTTACCGACTCCTTCGCCGGCCTACCAGAAGGAATTCATTCGAGCGACCGCGACTTTTGGTCCGTCATTGGTGGCAAGGCATATATGCTTGTTCAAAGCGATATCGCGCCCTCGATCACGGACAATATCGACTTAGACAAAGACGGCTTTTGGGATCCAGACGGTGTGGCGGCGAATTGGACGACGATCGATTCGCTTTCCATGCAAAATTTTGTGGGCGGCCCCAGCTATGCTTACGGCGACATTGTCTTTCGTGATATCGGCATAGGTGATATCAACATTCAAACAAAACCGGGCGTTCCAATCGTACTCAGCGAGGGAGCCGAATATGCCGGGCGAATTGGCGATTCCATCGGTAGCGACGCCAATGACTGGGTCGGGGGAGCAACACAGAACTCGGGAACGGGTTTGGAAATCGTATCTGGTTTTTGGGGGCCGCCCAGTCCTATTGCTTTTCAAGGCTTGCCGCTCGACCATGTCGGTGAGAGTAACTTTGTCGGAGGCGTTCGGGGTGCTATTTTTGAAAATCGTGTAAGCGGCGATGGCCCCGCTCGCGATGCCATTGCAGCATCCGGTTTGGTCGTGTTTGCCGATACAAACCAAAACGGAACGTTGGATGTCATCCGGCATGTCGTCGAACCAGATGACTTGGTAATCCGTGATGGCAGTAACCAAACGGTTGAATCAATGGATTTGCGGCATGCGGTGGATGGAGTATCGATCAGTTTATACGGTTCGTCGGGAAGATTCGATGATGATATCCGCTCCGAAAGTCAATATGACTTTCCCGATCGTCTTGTCAATCGAGTCTTTAACGATGGCAGTTTCGATTGGTTTGGAGAATCCAGGAAACTACGGTTCGATTTTTTTGACCCCGTTTCGGCTGTTTCAATCGACGTCATTGGGAACGATGGCAGTTCCTCGGCGACGTATGGACGCCTCGATGCATTCAATGCCGAAGGGGAAATCATCGGTTTTGTTCGCAGTCGCCGTTTGATCGGTTCGGCACGGCAAACCATTTCGCTTTCAGCTTCCGATGAAGACATTGCATATGTGATGGCCTATAGTGATTCGCATTTGGACGGTAGCTCCTTTGGCCGATTTGACCGGTTTACCTTCGACCAACTTGAACCGCACGCCGTCACCGATGACCGAGGTGAATATGAAATCAAACACTTGTTTCCGGGCGTCTACGACTTGACCGTCTCAACGGACAATCGTGGCGAGCCGCTAATTGGTGCCGAGCCTCGGAGAATCGAAGTTGCACGCTACGAGAATTTTGAGTTTATCGATGATGTACGGATCAACTCGGCTCCGACAATCGACCGTGAAGCTGTCTTTGAAATCGCCGAAAACCAGGCGGTCGAAACCGTGTTGGGTGTGATCGAAGCAAACGATGCCGATGCACAGGTCGTCCGCTATAGCATCGTTGCGACCAGCCCGATTCGCGACATTGATGGAAATGTTCTCGATCCCGAAACCGATTTCCCCTTCTCAATCGACGAATTGACAGGCGAGCTTCGTATATCGGCGAATGCAAAAGTCGATTTTGAAGCTCAGTCGACTCTGCGATTCAATGTCTTGGCGACTGACCCCTTAGGAGCCTCGGCAACGATGCGCGTGATCATCCGCTTAACCGATATGAATGAGGCCCCGGTCGTTGCAGACAATCCATTGCAGATTCGCGAATTGGCTCAAGCAGGCCAACAGGTAGGGCGCATTCAAGCGTTCGATCCCGACAAAGCGATGAATCAAACGCTGTCCTTCTTGGTAACGGGAGGAACGGCTACCAATTTGCTATCCGTCGATCCAACGACGGGTATTGTGACCGTTAAGCCCGGTGCAACATTCGATTTTGAATCACCCATGGATTTGACGCTTGAACTCGAAGTCCGTGATAGTGCCGTACCGGCGGCTGTCACGACGCTTACCAAACGGATCCAAGTGGTCGATGAGAACGATCCACCCCTTCTCAAGACGAATGTGATTACGATGGACGAGAATCAGACAGGACGCGTCGAACGTTTGGTCGTCGAAGATGCTGATCGAGGCCAAACTCATCTCTTCGAAATCGTTGCTGGAAACGGTATCAATACGTTTATCGTAAGCCGCGATGGTATCCTTTCCACTCGCGATGGAGTCGTGATCGACTTCGAAACTCAAAGCGAATACCAAATCGACGTGCGGATCATCGACACGGGAACGCCACCCAATTCGATGGTTCAAACGCTGACCATCCGTGTCTCCGATGTCAACGAGGCCCCCACTCTCAGCAACCAATCGATAGCCGTTCCCGAAGATGCTACCGGAGGCTCGCTATTGACGCAGTTGTCCGTGATGGATCCTGAAGGAGCCGAAGGTGAGTTCAAACTTGAAATGATTGCATCTGATTTCGCGAGCTATTTTGTCTTTGATGATGTGACCGGGAATTTGACGATTGCTAAAAACACTAACTTCGATTTCGAAACGAAATCGAGCGGTCAGCTCGTGTTCGAAGTGAAGCGGATCGGTGGTGAGAGCATCGGCGTTAGAAGTACACTTGCAGTTCAAATCCTTGATCGCAACGAGGCACCGATGATTTTGACGCAGTCGATCGCAGTGTCCGAATCGGTGAAAGCGGGTGCGCAGGTGGGACGAGTTCGAGCGACCGACCAAGATCGTCGCGACACGTTGACATTCACGATCGTCGGTGGATCGGCAGAGGATCTATTTGTTATCGATCCTCAATCAGGCTTTATCACGGTCGCACCGGAGACGATGTTGGATGCGGAAACCGATCCCGAACGGACGCTTGAAATCGAAGTCACCGATAGTCACGGATTAAGCGCTCGCCAAACCGTCAATATTCGAGTTAACGATGTCAACGAAACACCAAAGTTCGCAGGCACACTCGAAATACCGAAAGCAATCAGTGGACAGTACTTCGAGTATCAATTGCCCGAGGACTTTGTCTATGATCCCGAGGGCGGTGAATTCAGTTTGGCTATTTATGGCGAGAACAAATTGCTGCCATCTTGGCTACGGTTCAATCCTGCGACTCGGACGATCAGCGGCACGCCGAATCCTAGCTTCATTGGCTCAACCCCTTTGACGCTTCGAGCTTTTGAACTGGGACTCATTGATTTGTTCAATACGCAATCGTTCTCAATTGATGTCGAGCGAGGGGAGCGGCCATGGATGAAGCAGCGTAACCCGCTTGATGTTGACGATAACGGAATCGTAGCTCCAAGCGATGCGCTTCGGATCATCAACTTCATCAATGAAAACCCGGGTGGGAAGCTTCCGTCCGGAACCGTTAGCTCCTTCGGAGGTTTCATTGACGTGTCGGGCGACAACATGGTCACGCCGCTCGATGCGGTTTTGGTCATCAATAGCCTATCCGACCGATCAACACGTACGCCGGGCGATCAGATCGCATCGATTGACAATTCGATCAACGAGCGAGAACGAACCAACGACGCGGCCCTCGATGAGTTATTGAGAGAGGAATCGAAGTTGTTCTAG
- a CDS encoding exonuclease domain-containing protein — protein MAFPADFIAIDFETANRRSDSACQLAAVVVRGGEVCDSKMWMIRPEPFFFSPMNIEIHGISPNDVADEPDFGELWHDIADYFRLPPGQSRAPCLVAHNASFDIGVLIACLKTHRLPIPEMQYTCTRSIARQTWPDRPRFGLKPLSDWLGVRFRHHDALEDSIACAKILLAAGADLNATSLEDLEQRLKLSRGTAGAWGKRGPAKSRSRRGKSTGTTKPNGFGKVQPPNGDTFDQAKAFELQRLFVRAEFIRPLQNQSIVFSGELRSLNREEAESLAQRLGGECQADVEESTNLLVVGHSSQSVQEVSARRYQASGSSIRILNEDEFLGLIVSGLGIT, from the coding sequence ATGGCGTTTCCTGCTGACTTTATTGCGATCGACTTCGAGACCGCGAACCGACGAAGCGATAGTGCCTGCCAATTGGCGGCCGTCGTTGTGCGCGGCGGTGAGGTATGCGATTCAAAGATGTGGATGATTCGCCCCGAGCCGTTCTTTTTCAGTCCTATGAACATCGAAATTCATGGGATTTCACCCAACGATGTCGCAGATGAACCTGATTTCGGCGAACTTTGGCACGATATTGCCGACTACTTCCGGCTGCCGCCAGGGCAGAGTCGGGCACCCTGTTTGGTTGCTCACAATGCCTCCTTCGATATCGGTGTTTTAATCGCTTGCCTGAAAACGCATCGGTTACCAATCCCCGAGATGCAGTACACCTGCACCCGTTCGATTGCCCGCCAGACGTGGCCGGATCGGCCCCGCTTCGGCCTTAAACCGCTGTCCGATTGGTTGGGGGTTCGTTTCAGACACCACGACGCACTCGAAGACTCGATTGCTTGTGCGAAAATTCTTTTAGCCGCTGGTGCCGACCTGAATGCAACGTCGCTCGAGGATTTGGAGCAACGCTTAAAGCTATCGCGAGGAACGGCAGGGGCATGGGGAAAACGCGGGCCAGCAAAATCGAGATCACGTCGAGGGAAATCAACTGGCACCACCAAGCCAAATGGTTTCGGAAAGGTCCAACCACCTAACGGCGACACGTTTGATCAAGCGAAAGCATTCGAATTGCAGCGATTGTTTGTACGTGCAGAGTTCATTCGGCCGTTACAAAACCAGTCCATCGTCTTTTCGGGTGAACTCCGTTCGCTTAACCGTGAAGAAGCCGAATCGTTGGCGCAGCGACTCGGTGGTGAGTGCCAAGCGGATGTCGAAGAGAGCACGAACCTATTAGTGGTAGGTCATTCGTCGCAAAGCGTCCAAGAAGTATCTGCTAGACGCTACCAAGCATCGGGAAGTTCGATTCGGATTTTGAATGAGGATGAATTCTTGGGGCTCATTGTCTCCGGGCTAGGCATTACCTGA